From the Candidatus Cloacimonadota bacterium genome, the window TGATATGATGGCAACCACGGAATTCACGGAAAAACACGGAAAGATTATTCTCGCTGATGAGACATATTTGATTAGAGGTGCAATTTATGAAGTGTACAAAGAACTTGGTTCTGGCTTTCTGGAAGCCGTTTATCAAGAATGTTTACAAAGAGAATTCACTTTGAGAGGCATCCCTTTTGCGGCACAACCAGAACTATCCATCACCTATAAGGGTGAAATTCTGAATCAAAAA encodes:
- a CDS encoding GxxExxY protein; this encodes MATTEFTEKHGKIILADETYLIRGAIYEVYKELGSGFLEAVYQECLQREFTLRGIPFAAQPELSITYKGEILNQKYRPDFICYDSIILEIKTVKELLPEHRAQLINYLKVTQKPLGLLI